In Isoptericola jiangsuensis, the following proteins share a genomic window:
- a CDS encoding type II toxin-antitoxin system Phd/YefM family antitoxin yields MEVAVSALRAELKSWIEKARAGEEVVITDRGVPVARLTGVGSADLLSELVREGLVTPARTTRPLHAVPAPEQQPVAASAARGTSALSGLVRRIRR; encoded by the coding sequence ATGGAGGTCGCCGTCAGTGCCTTGCGTGCCGAGCTCAAGTCGTGGATCGAGAAGGCCCGAGCGGGCGAGGAGGTCGTCATCACCGACCGGGGCGTCCCCGTCGCCCGACTGACCGGCGTGGGCAGCGCGGACCTGCTGTCGGAGCTGGTGCGGGAGGGACTGGTGACGCCCGCGCGCACCACCCGGCCGCTGCACGCCGTCCCGGCCCCGGAGCAGCAGCCCGTCGCGGCGTCGGCCGCCCGCGGCACGTCGGCGCTGTCGGGTCTCGTCCGGCGCATCCGTCGCTGA
- a CDS encoding MDR family MFS transporter has translation MDAQTADPRALPQSKVWAIFAGLMLAMLLAALDQTIVSTALPTIVSDLGGADHLSWVVTAYMLASTATTVLWGKLGDLLGRKELFILCIVIFLVGSMLCGTSTTMGQLIGWRALQGVGGGGLMVLSQAIIGDVVSPRERGRYQGLFGAVFGVSSVAGPLLGGFFVDNLSWQWVFYINVPIGVVALVVVASVLPRITPGTRPRIDYGGILLLAFVSTSIVLVTSLGGTVWGWDSVTTYAWAVAGVVALVAFLLVERRATEPVLPLRLFSNKVFSVAAVVGFVSGFAMFGAITYLPLYLQTVKGSTPTASGLEMTPMMLGLLLTSIVSGQLITRTGRYKPYPIIGTATTAVGLYLLSLMDRDTSTLQAAASMFVLGLGLGLVNQVLVIAVQNAVAYRDLGTATSGATYFRTIGSSVGVAVFGTIFANRLATNLTTAPPAGATDACSPDALEASVAGIAQCPPEVQGWFLDGYTETLQTVFLFAVPVALVAFAFAWLLPQVELRTATRDTEPTESAGRAAGEAFALPSSRTSLEELRMILWRRVGAADPLRVYEITAQDADLSPEEAWMVTRVALKRTRDVGTMAERAHVSPATVRAIAAGLAARGIVAVDGDTVRATDQTDLAAEVLREAERRRIQQLVREWPGDEPEIDELADEVAAVLGRDPEDSAV, from the coding sequence GTGGACGCGCAGACGGCAGATCCGAGAGCACTTCCGCAGTCCAAGGTCTGGGCGATCTTCGCCGGGCTGATGCTCGCGATGCTCCTCGCGGCCCTCGACCAGACCATCGTGTCCACGGCGCTGCCGACCATCGTCAGCGACCTCGGCGGGGCCGACCACCTGTCGTGGGTCGTCACGGCCTACATGCTGGCGTCGACGGCGACCACCGTGCTGTGGGGCAAGCTCGGCGACCTGCTGGGCCGCAAGGAGCTCTTCATCCTCTGCATCGTCATCTTCCTCGTCGGGTCGATGCTGTGCGGGACGTCGACCACGATGGGGCAGCTCATCGGCTGGCGGGCGCTCCAGGGCGTCGGCGGCGGCGGGCTGATGGTGCTCAGCCAGGCGATCATCGGCGACGTCGTCTCGCCGCGGGAGCGCGGCCGCTACCAGGGGCTGTTCGGCGCCGTGTTCGGCGTGTCGTCGGTGGCGGGGCCGCTGCTCGGCGGGTTCTTCGTCGACAACCTGTCGTGGCAGTGGGTGTTCTACATCAACGTGCCGATCGGCGTCGTGGCTCTGGTCGTGGTGGCGTCGGTGCTGCCCCGGATCACGCCGGGCACGCGCCCGCGGATCGACTACGGGGGCATCCTCCTGCTCGCGTTCGTGTCGACGTCGATCGTGCTCGTGACGAGCCTCGGCGGCACCGTGTGGGGCTGGGACTCGGTGACGACGTACGCCTGGGCCGTGGCCGGTGTCGTCGCCCTGGTGGCGTTCCTCCTCGTGGAGCGGCGCGCGACCGAGCCGGTGCTGCCGCTGCGCCTGTTCTCCAACAAGGTGTTCAGCGTCGCCGCGGTCGTCGGGTTCGTGTCCGGCTTCGCGATGTTCGGCGCCATCACCTACCTGCCGCTGTACCTCCAGACCGTCAAGGGCTCCACCCCCACGGCGTCGGGCCTGGAGATGACCCCGATGATGCTGGGTCTGCTGCTCACGTCGATCGTCTCCGGCCAGCTCATCACGCGGACCGGCCGGTACAAGCCGTACCCGATCATCGGGACGGCGACCACCGCCGTCGGCCTGTACCTGCTGTCCCTCATGGACCGCGACACGTCCACCCTGCAGGCGGCCGCGAGCATGTTCGTCCTCGGCCTGGGGCTGGGCCTCGTCAACCAGGTGCTCGTCATCGCCGTGCAGAACGCCGTCGCCTACCGCGACCTCGGCACCGCGACGTCCGGCGCGACCTACTTCCGCACGATCGGCTCGTCGGTGGGCGTCGCCGTGTTCGGCACGATCTTCGCCAACCGGCTCGCGACCAACCTCACCACCGCGCCGCCCGCCGGCGCGACGGACGCGTGCTCGCCCGACGCGCTGGAGGCCAGCGTCGCGGGGATCGCGCAGTGCCCGCCGGAGGTGCAGGGCTGGTTCCTCGACGGCTACACGGAGACCCTCCAGACGGTGTTCCTGTTCGCCGTGCCGGTCGCGCTGGTCGCGTTCGCCTTCGCCTGGCTGCTCCCCCAGGTGGAGCTGCGCACCGCGACCCGCGACACGGAGCCCACCGAGTCGGCGGGCCGCGCCGCGGGCGAGGCGTTCGCGCTGCCGTCGAGCCGCACCTCCCTGGAGGAGCTGCGCATGATCCTGTGGCGGCGCGTCGGTGCGGCCGACCCGCTGCGCGTCTACGAGATCACCGCCCAGGACGCCGACCTGTCGCCCGAGGAGGCGTGGATGGTGACCCGCGTCGCGCTCAAGCGGACCCGCGACGTGGGGACGATGGCGGAGCGGGCGCACGTCTCGCCCGCGACGGTCCGCGCCATCGCCGCGGGTCTGGCGGCTCGCGGGATCGTCGCGGTCGACGGCGACACGGTACGGGCCACCGACCAGACCGACCTCGCGGCGGAGGTGCTGCGCGAGGCGGAGCGCCGGCGCATCCAGCAGCTCGTCCGCGAGTGGCCGGGCGACGAGCCGGAGATCGACGAGCTCGCCGACGAGGTCGCCGCCGTCCTGGGCCGCGACCCGGAGGACTCCGCCGTCTGA
- a CDS encoding FUSC family protein, producing MSDAPEPTAGDAAGAALRSLVRRVRLRQGVGRVRTGFWPIVQASLAAGIAYAIAHYALGHAQPFFAAVAAWVCLGFSFDRELRRVAEVAVGVALGIGMGDLVVHLIGSGWWQLTVVLAVSAMLARFVDRGPLLVTQAGVQAIVVVGLPAAIAADGPVGRWTDALVGGAVALAVTLLTPDDPRRRLRVVAGEATTELAETLESVARGLHGTDVDELASALVRGRASEPVLADWIQTAHRSAEMARVSVNRARRDDIVRLAAQAVLVDRAMRSVRLLARRAPTVVGPDGSWPAVGQTAEVLERAAAGVRLLAGALAAGTSTERALDVLTATARQADPHSLGGGDLRVASLALLLRSPLVDLLEASGADPRDARALLPEL from the coding sequence GTGAGCGACGCACCCGAGCCGACGGCGGGCGACGCCGCGGGGGCCGCGCTCCGGTCGCTGGTGCGGCGCGTCCGCCTGCGGCAGGGCGTCGGACGGGTGCGGACCGGCTTCTGGCCGATCGTGCAGGCGTCGCTCGCCGCGGGGATCGCGTACGCGATCGCCCACTACGCGCTCGGGCACGCGCAGCCGTTCTTCGCGGCCGTCGCGGCCTGGGTGTGCCTCGGCTTCTCGTTCGACCGCGAGCTGCGCCGCGTGGCGGAGGTCGCCGTCGGCGTCGCGCTCGGCATCGGCATGGGCGACCTCGTCGTCCACCTCATCGGGTCCGGCTGGTGGCAGCTCACCGTGGTGCTCGCGGTCTCCGCGATGCTCGCGCGGTTCGTCGACCGCGGCCCCCTGCTCGTCACGCAGGCGGGCGTCCAGGCGATCGTCGTGGTCGGGCTGCCCGCTGCCATCGCGGCGGACGGCCCGGTGGGCCGCTGGACCGACGCGCTGGTGGGCGGCGCCGTCGCGCTCGCCGTGACGCTGCTGACCCCCGACGACCCGCGCCGCCGGTTGCGCGTCGTCGCGGGCGAGGCCACGACCGAGCTCGCGGAGACCCTGGAGTCGGTGGCACGCGGCCTGCACGGCACGGACGTCGACGAGCTGGCGTCCGCGCTGGTGCGGGGCCGGGCGTCGGAGCCGGTGCTGGCGGACTGGATCCAGACCGCCCACCGGTCGGCGGAGATGGCGCGGGTGAGCGTCAACCGGGCCCGACGCGACGACATCGTCCGGCTGGCCGCGCAGGCCGTCCTGGTGGACCGGGCCATGCGCAGCGTGCGGCTCCTGGCCCGCCGCGCCCCGACCGTCGTCGGCCCCGACGGCTCCTGGCCCGCCGTCGGCCAGACCGCCGAGGTCCTGGAGCGGGCGGCCGCGGGCGTGCGGCTCCTCGCGGGTGCGCTCGCCGCGGGCACGTCGACCGAGCGGGCGCTGGACGTCCTCACCGCCACGGCGCGGCAGGCGGACCCGCACTCCCTCGGCGGCGGCGACCTGCGCGTGGCGTCCCTGGCGCTGCTGCTGCGCTCGCCGCTGGTCGACCTCCTGGAGGCGTCCGGCGCGGACCCGCGGGACGCGCGGGCGCTCCTCCCCGAGCTCTGA
- a CDS encoding YgfZ/GcvT domain-containing protein produces MTYRSPLLDRTGAVAAAGPDAGVAWHYGDPVAEQRALVRGAAVVDQSHLGVVRLTGPDRLTWLHSITSQDVQALPPRTSTELFVLSPQGRVEHALAVVDDGTSTWLVTERDHVDPLVAWLTRMRFMMRVDIDDVTGAYAALGEPVDAEGGPDEPVTWRDAWPRVAPGGTRYGVPAEEHPGADRPWRLVLVPRDDLAAAVAEREAAGRRLAGTWATEALRVEAWRPRLAREVDDRTVPHELDWLRTAVHLHKGCYRGQETIARVHNLGRPPRRLVQLHLDGSLHVVPEAGAEVRLDGPDGKVVGVVTTVARHHELGPVALAVVKRNVPEDAVLAVVGPVGPGPDAEQVAVAATQEVVVPGEGVSADRPEARGDTMRGLTPRGSGGTQSLL; encoded by the coding sequence GTGACGTACCGCAGCCCGCTGCTCGACCGGACCGGTGCGGTCGCCGCCGCCGGACCCGACGCCGGCGTCGCCTGGCACTACGGCGACCCGGTCGCGGAGCAGCGCGCGCTCGTCCGCGGTGCGGCGGTCGTCGACCAGTCCCACCTCGGGGTCGTGCGGCTCACGGGCCCGGACCGCCTCACCTGGTTGCACTCCATCACCTCGCAGGACGTGCAGGCGCTGCCGCCGCGCACCTCCACCGAGCTGTTCGTGCTCTCCCCGCAGGGGCGGGTCGAGCACGCCCTGGCCGTCGTCGACGACGGCACGTCCACCTGGCTCGTGACCGAGCGCGACCACGTCGACCCGCTCGTCGCGTGGCTCACCCGCATGCGGTTCATGATGCGCGTCGACATCGACGACGTCACGGGCGCGTACGCGGCCCTGGGCGAGCCCGTGGACGCCGAGGGCGGCCCCGACGAGCCCGTGACCTGGCGGGACGCCTGGCCGCGCGTCGCGCCCGGCGGCACCCGCTACGGCGTCCCGGCCGAGGAGCACCCCGGTGCGGACCGTCCGTGGCGGCTCGTGCTCGTGCCGCGCGACGACCTCGCCGCCGCCGTCGCGGAGCGTGAGGCCGCGGGCCGACGCCTCGCCGGCACCTGGGCGACCGAGGCGCTGCGCGTCGAGGCGTGGCGGCCCCGGCTCGCGCGCGAGGTCGACGACCGCACCGTCCCGCACGAGCTCGACTGGCTGCGCACCGCCGTGCACCTGCACAAGGGCTGCTACCGCGGCCAGGAGACGATCGCGCGCGTCCACAACCTCGGCCGCCCGCCGCGCCGGCTCGTGCAGCTCCATCTCGACGGCTCGCTGCACGTCGTGCCCGAGGCCGGGGCGGAGGTCCGCCTCGACGGTCCGGACGGCAAGGTCGTCGGTGTCGTCACCACCGTGGCCCGGCACCACGAGCTCGGCCCCGTCGCGCTCGCCGTGGTCAAGCGGAACGTGCCCGAGGACGCCGTGCTGGCCGTCGTGGGCCCTGTGGGACCCGGCCCCGACGCCGAGCAGGTCGCGGTCGCGGCCACGCAGGAGGTCGTCGTGCCCGGCGAGGGCGTGTCCGCGGACCGGCCCGAGGCGCGGGGCGACACGATGCGGGGCCTGACCCCGCGCGGCAGCGGCGGCACGCAGAGCCTCCTGTGA
- a CDS encoding FABP family protein, whose product MPFAFPDGLAPEVYPLAWLVGRWAGTGVVKYEGIDETPFVQELVFDHDGGPYLRFESTLRVRSGAAADGEVPDGEAGDDAGFDTVWSTETGYWRISSERPEGLPDDKHVVEVLVTDASGRLSLFLGAVGDGRVDLATDFVARTSTAAEVTAAKRLYGNVEGRLLWVEELAAFGHPMGSYASGELDRL is encoded by the coding sequence ATGCCCTTCGCCTTCCCCGACGGCCTCGCGCCCGAGGTGTACCCGCTCGCCTGGCTGGTCGGCCGGTGGGCGGGGACGGGCGTGGTCAAGTACGAGGGCATCGACGAGACGCCCTTCGTGCAGGAGCTCGTCTTCGACCACGACGGCGGCCCGTACCTGCGGTTCGAGTCGACGCTGCGCGTCCGTTCCGGCGCCGCGGCGGACGGCGAGGTCCCGGACGGCGAGGCGGGCGACGACGCCGGCTTCGACACCGTCTGGTCCACCGAGACCGGCTACTGGCGCATCTCGTCGGAGCGTCCCGAGGGTCTGCCCGACGACAAGCACGTCGTCGAGGTCCTCGTCACCGACGCCTCCGGCCGCCTGTCGCTGTTCCTCGGTGCCGTCGGCGACGGCCGCGTCGACCTCGCCACGGACTTCGTGGCCCGCACCTCCACGGCTGCCGAGGTGACCGCCGCCAAGCGGCTCTACGGCAACGTCGAGGGCAGGCTGCTGTGGGTCGAGGAGCTCGCCGCTTTCGGGCACCCGATGGGCTCGTACGCGTCCGGGGAGCTCGACCGGCTGTGA
- a CDS encoding DsrE family protein, with amino-acid sequence MTDTTPPRTLVIKSTSGTDRPEAANQALTVAAAAVAAGVEVSLWLTGEAAWFGVPGRAADLELDHAAPAADLLEAVLTAGTVTVCTQCAARRGITEDGVLPGVRVAGAAVFVEESLRPGAQALVY; translated from the coding sequence ATGACCGACACCACACCGCCGCGCACGCTCGTGATCAAGTCGACCTCGGGCACCGACCGCCCCGAGGCCGCCAACCAGGCGCTGACGGTGGCGGCGGCCGCGGTGGCCGCGGGCGTCGAGGTGTCCCTGTGGCTCACGGGCGAGGCGGCGTGGTTCGGCGTCCCGGGGCGGGCCGCCGACCTGGAGCTCGACCACGCGGCGCCCGCCGCCGACCTCCTGGAGGCCGTGCTGACCGCCGGGACGGTCACGGTGTGCACGCAGTGCGCGGCCCGGCGCGGCATCACCGAGGACGGCGTGCTGCCGGGGGTGCGGGTCGCGGGCGCCGCGGTGTTCGTCGAGGAGTCGCTGCGCCCGGGCGCCCAGGCGCTCGTCTACTGA
- a CDS encoding DUF4395 domain-containing protein, translating to MTTATTRTGIDPRGPRVGAGITAALLAVVVLMGGTAPALVLLAFVALSFVPGAVKGPQATWQGWLFRVLVRPRLAPPTELEDVAPPRFAQLVGLVVTGVGVVAGLAGATAVVPWAAGVAFLAAALNATLGLCLGCEAYLLLGRLRRRAA from the coding sequence GTGACGACCGCGACCACCCGTACCGGCATCGACCCCCGCGGCCCCCGCGTGGGCGCCGGGATCACCGCGGCGCTGCTCGCCGTCGTCGTCCTGATGGGCGGGACCGCCCCCGCGCTCGTGCTGCTCGCGTTCGTGGCGCTCTCGTTCGTGCCGGGCGCCGTCAAGGGGCCGCAGGCGACGTGGCAGGGCTGGCTGTTCCGCGTGCTCGTGCGCCCGCGCCTGGCGCCGCCCACGGAGCTGGAGGACGTCGCCCCGCCGCGCTTCGCGCAGCTCGTGGGTCTGGTCGTGACGGGCGTCGGCGTCGTGGCGGGTCTCGCCGGTGCGACGGCGGTCGTGCCGTGGGCCGCGGGCGTCGCCTTCCTCGCGGCCGCCCTCAACGCGACCCTCGGCCTGTGCCTCGGGTGCGAGGCCTACCTGCTGCTGGGCCGGCTGCGGCGCCGCGCCGCCTGA